From one Streptococcus oralis genomic stretch:
- the hpf gene encoding ribosome hibernation-promoting factor, HPF/YfiA family, with product MIKYSIRGENLEVTEAIRDYVVSKLEKIEKYFQPEQELDARVNLKVYREKTAKVEVTIPLGSITLRAEDISQDMYGSIDLVTDKIERQIRKNKTKIERKNKSKVATSQLFTDALVEDADVVQPKVVRSKQIDLKPMDLEEALLQMDLLGHDFFIYVDVEDQTTNVLYRREDGEVGLLEVKES from the coding sequence ATGATTAAATATAGTATCCGTGGTGAAAACCTAGAAGTAACAGAAGCAATTCGTGATTATGTAGTTTCTAAACTCGAAAAGATCGAAAAGTATTTCCAACCTGAGCAGGAGTTGGATGCACGTGTGAACTTGAAAGTTTACCGTGAAAAAACAGCAAAGGTTGAAGTAACAATTCCGCTTGGATCTATCACTCTTCGTGCTGAAGATATTTCTCAAGATATGTATGGTTCTATCGATCTTGTAACAGATAAAATTGAACGTCAGATTCGTAAAAATAAAACTAAAATCGAACGTAAGAATAAAAGTAAAGTTGCGACAAGTCAACTCTTTACAGATGCTCTAGTTGAAGATGCAGATGTTGTGCAACCCAAAGTCGTTCGTTCAAAACAAATTGATTTGAAGCCAATGGATTTAGAAGAAGCCCTTCTTCAAATGGATTTATTGGGACATGATTTCTTTATTTATGTAGATGTAGAAGATCAAACAACTAATGTTTTGTATCGCCGTGAAGATGGTGAAGTTGGTTTACTAGAAGTCAAAGAATCATAA